Proteins encoded together in one Cellulomonas gilvus ATCC 13127 window:
- a CDS encoding DinB family protein, which produces MTDTPDRPSFDGTDLRGARFTSVDLTDAVFRRVRLRGAHIRGADLENVRMEGVEMFDVTIEGDVRNLTINGVEVTGYISDELDRREPDRLLLRPTTAEGYRTAWDLLERRWAETVERARALGPERLHESVDGEWSFVETQRHLLFVTDAWVRRGILREPEPWHPLDLPWDEMPEKPGIPRDRAVRPSLDEVLVPRAERQRIVRELVAGLTDERLDEEIEPLGGDSWPPVHVFKVRECLDVLIEEEWWHRRFAERDLAVLTGAATA; this is translated from the coding sequence ATGACGGACACACCGGACAGACCCAGCTTCGACGGCACGGACCTGCGGGGGGCGCGCTTCACGAGCGTCGACCTCACGGACGCGGTGTTCCGACGAGTGCGCCTGCGCGGCGCGCACATCCGCGGCGCAGACCTGGAGAACGTGCGCATGGAGGGCGTCGAGATGTTCGACGTCACGATCGAGGGTGACGTCCGGAACCTCACGATCAACGGCGTGGAGGTGACGGGCTACATCTCCGACGAGCTGGACCGCCGGGAACCCGATCGCCTGCTGCTGCGCCCGACGACGGCCGAGGGCTACCGGACCGCGTGGGACCTGCTGGAGCGCCGGTGGGCGGAGACGGTCGAGCGGGCGCGCGCGCTGGGGCCCGAGCGCCTGCACGAGTCGGTGGACGGTGAGTGGTCGTTCGTCGAGACGCAGCGCCACCTGCTGTTCGTCACGGACGCCTGGGTGCGGCGCGGCATCCTGCGCGAGCCGGAGCCGTGGCACCCGCTCGACCTGCCGTGGGACGAGATGCCGGAGAAGCCGGGCATCCCCCGCGACCGCGCGGTGCGCCCGAGCCTCGACGAGGTGCTCGTGCCGCGCGCGGAGCGTCAGCGCATCGTCCGGGAGCTGGTCGCGGGCCTCACGGACGAGCGGCTCGACGAGGAGATCGAGCCCTTGGGCGGTGACTCCTGGCCGCCGGTGCACGTCTTCAAGGTGCGCGAGTGCCTGGACGTGCTCATCGAGGAGGAGTGGTGGCACCGGAGGTTCGCCGAACGCGACCTGGCGGTGCTCACGGGCGCCGCGACCGCCTGA
- a CDS encoding Do family serine endopeptidase has translation MAARDDAGPTARQDDVTEALTGPGASQAEPAEQAPGRTRGRRRGLAIGAALAVGASVVGPAGTAAAAASAHGARQPLVAPSWPGLAAADPTAGVLEVAARGAAGSVTGTALAVTADGIAVTHRHVVAGATTIVVTDPVSGRRSLASVLVSDPRADMAVLQLVSATVADPAALRDDLVEDAPA, from the coding sequence ATGGCTGCCCGCGACGACGCCGGACCGACCGCACGACAGGACGACGTGACCGAAGCCCTGACCGGGCCGGGCGCGTCACAGGCCGAGCCGGCCGAGCAGGCACCCGGACGCACCCGGGGGCGGCGGCGCGGTCTCGCGATCGGGGCGGCCCTCGCCGTCGGTGCGAGCGTCGTCGGACCCGCCGGAACGGCGGCGGCCGCGGCGAGCGCGCACGGTGCGCGGCAGCCGCTCGTCGCGCCGTCGTGGCCCGGGCTGGCGGCGGCCGACCCGACCGCCGGTGTGCTCGAGGTCGCGGCGCGTGGTGCCGCCGGGTCCGTGACCGGTACCGCGTTGGCTGTCACGGCCGACGGCATCGCGGTGACGCACCGGCACGTGGTGGCCGGCGCGACGACGATCGTCGTGACCGATCCCGTCTCCGGCCGCCGGTCGCTCGCGTCGGTGCTGGTGAGCGATCCGCGTGCCGACATGGCGGTGCTGCAGCTGGTGTCCGCCACGGTCGCCGACCCCGCGGCGCTGCGCGACGACCTGGTCGAGGACGCGCCCGCCTGA
- a CDS encoding matrixin family metalloprotease, with amino-acid sequence MSHDDLPRSPTGRIPQWVIDEAQGRETTPAPFRTDAYDTSAAQDERWLHRRMRRRDRAPRVRTFGIDRDGPPSYVAPPARLRRLAPIHARRGWERTRTILATTCAVLAIGVLAVRGYEQLNSPALDDLPGALAEGALAYGTGWGGTTTILNGPPAGVEEAAEPLGAPMRLAPTGEPFAFLDTQELPDGRVAPVGWSPCRPVHFVVNTDGAPDGFAAQVADVVAEASAVTGLRFVSDGVTTETSSTDRLPYQPSRYPGRWAPLLIRFADEQDVADLEGDVAGLGGPVNVDRGDGLLVTVTGAVWLDTTLVGQAMTDGSPAYVTVLRHELAHALGLAHVEDPSQVMNPFWSPDVAAYSGGDAYGLAQLGRGVCAPDL; translated from the coding sequence GTGTCCCACGACGACCTGCCGCGCTCACCCACGGGTCGGATCCCGCAGTGGGTGATCGACGAGGCGCAGGGCCGGGAGACGACGCCCGCTCCGTTCCGCACCGACGCGTACGACACGTCGGCGGCGCAGGACGAGCGCTGGCTCCACCGGCGCATGCGCCGGCGCGACCGTGCACCCCGCGTGCGCACCTTCGGGATCGACCGCGACGGGCCGCCCAGCTACGTCGCGCCGCCGGCCCGGCTCCGCCGTCTGGCGCCGATCCATGCGCGCAGGGGGTGGGAGCGGACACGGACCATCCTCGCGACCACGTGCGCCGTGCTCGCGATCGGCGTCCTGGCCGTGCGCGGGTACGAGCAGCTGAACAGCCCCGCGCTCGACGACCTCCCGGGTGCTCTCGCGGAGGGCGCGCTCGCGTACGGGACCGGCTGGGGCGGGACGACGACGATCCTGAACGGGCCTCCGGCCGGCGTCGAGGAGGCAGCCGAGCCACTCGGTGCGCCCATGCGACTGGCGCCGACCGGGGAGCCCTTCGCGTTCCTCGACACGCAGGAGCTGCCGGACGGCCGCGTCGCACCCGTGGGATGGTCGCCGTGCCGGCCGGTCCATTTCGTCGTGAACACCGACGGTGCGCCCGACGGGTTCGCTGCGCAGGTCGCGGACGTGGTGGCGGAGGCCTCGGCTGTGACGGGTCTGCGGTTCGTGTCCGACGGCGTCACCACGGAGACGTCGAGCACCGACCGGCTGCCGTACCAGCCGAGCCGCTACCCGGGCCGGTGGGCGCCGCTGCTCATCCGGTTCGCGGACGAGCAGGACGTCGCGGACCTGGAGGGCGACGTCGCCGGACTGGGCGGCCCCGTCAACGTGGACCGGGGCGACGGTCTGCTGGTCACCGTCACGGGGGCCGTATGGCTGGACACCACACTCGTCGGACAGGCCATGACCGACGGGTCTCCCGCGTACGTGACCGTCCTGAGGCACGAGCTGGCGCATGCGCTGGGCCTGGCACACGTCGAGGACCCCAGCCAGGTGATGAACCCCTTCTGGTCACCCGACGTCGCCGCGTACAGCGGCGGCGACGCGTACGGGCTGGCCCAGCTGGGCCGCGGGGTGTGCGCTCCCGATCTCTGA
- a CDS encoding ATP-dependent DNA ligase — MRLPVMPPVAPMLARSVKDIPDVGHVEPKWDGFRTIVFRDGDEVELGSRNEKPLTRYFPELVEQIKAHTPDRCVLDGEIVIVEGDHLAWDALTNRIHPAASRVRLLAEQTPASLVAFDLLALGDEDLMGAPLRDRRRRLVDALGEAHSPVHVTPATADMDEAHRWFTQFEGAGLDGVVAKPLDGTYQPDKRAMFKVKHERTADCVVAGFRWHKTGGILGSLLLGLWDDEGHLQHVGVAASFPMARRAALIEELAPLRTDVGDHPWAQWADSDAHAGNRLPGAVSRWNATKDLSFEPLRPELVVEVAYDHMEGTRFRHTAQFRRWRPDRDPATCTYAQLETPVRFDLADVLGG; from the coding sequence ATGCGCCTGCCCGTGATGCCGCCGGTCGCCCCCATGCTCGCCAGGTCGGTCAAGGACATCCCCGACGTGGGGCACGTCGAACCCAAGTGGGACGGCTTCCGCACGATCGTGTTCCGCGACGGCGACGAGGTGGAGCTCGGCAGCCGCAACGAGAAGCCGCTGACGCGCTACTTCCCGGAGCTGGTCGAGCAGATCAAGGCCCACACACCGGACCGCTGCGTGCTCGACGGCGAGATCGTCATCGTCGAGGGCGACCACCTGGCCTGGGACGCGCTCACGAACCGCATCCACCCCGCGGCGTCGCGCGTGCGGCTCCTCGCGGAGCAGACCCCCGCGAGCCTCGTCGCGTTCGACCTCCTGGCCCTGGGCGACGAGGACCTGATGGGTGCTCCGCTGCGGGACCGGCGCCGACGGCTCGTGGACGCGCTCGGCGAGGCGCACTCCCCCGTCCACGTCACACCCGCCACGGCGGACATGGACGAGGCGCACCGCTGGTTCACGCAGTTCGAGGGCGCGGGCCTGGACGGCGTCGTCGCCAAGCCGCTGGACGGCACGTACCAGCCGGACAAGCGCGCGATGTTCAAGGTCAAGCACGAGCGCACCGCCGACTGCGTGGTCGCCGGGTTCCGGTGGCACAAGACCGGCGGGATCCTCGGCAGCCTGCTGCTGGGCCTGTGGGACGACGAGGGGCACCTCCAGCACGTGGGCGTCGCGGCGTCGTTCCCCATGGCGCGGCGTGCGGCGCTCATCGAGGAGCTCGCGCCGCTGCGGACCGACGTGGGCGACCACCCCTGGGCGCAGTGGGCGGACAGCGACGCGCACGCGGGCAACCGGCTGCCGGGCGCGGTCAGCCGCTGGAACGCGACCAAGGACCTCAGCTTCGAGCCGCTGCGCCCCGAGCTGGTGGTCGAGGTGGCCTACGACCACATGGAGGGGACGCGCTTCCGGCACACCGCGCAGTTCCGGCGGTGGCGCCCGGACCGGGACCCGGCCACGTGCACGTACGCGCAGCTCGAGACACCCGTGCGGTTCGACCTCGCGGACGTCCTGGGCGGCTGA
- the smpB gene encoding SsrA-binding protein SmpB: MAKDSGRKLVAANRKARHDYTIEDVFEAGVMLTGTEVKALRLGRASLVDGWCEIEAGEAWLHGVHIPEYAQGTWTNHAPRRKRKLLLHRDEIDRLAAKTREKGQTIVPLALYFLDGRAKVEIALARGKKDWDKRQALRERQDNMESQRAMRERRDR, from the coding sequence GTGGCCAAGGACTCCGGGCGCAAGCTCGTGGCCGCCAACCGCAAGGCCCGCCACGACTACACGATCGAGGACGTCTTCGAGGCCGGCGTCATGCTCACCGGCACCGAGGTCAAGGCGCTGCGGCTCGGCCGCGCGTCGCTCGTCGACGGCTGGTGCGAGATCGAGGCCGGCGAGGCGTGGCTGCACGGCGTGCACATCCCCGAGTACGCGCAGGGCACGTGGACCAACCACGCGCCGCGCCGCAAGCGCAAGCTGCTGCTGCACCGCGACGAGATCGACCGTCTCGCGGCGAAGACACGCGAGAAGGGCCAGACGATCGTCCCGCTCGCGCTGTACTTCCTCGACGGCCGCGCCAAGGTCGAGATCGCCCTCGCGCGCGGCAAGAAGGACTGGGACAAGCGTCAGGCGCTGCGCGAGCGGCAGGACAACATGGAGTCGCAGCGCGCGATGCGCGAGCGCCGCGACCGCTGA
- a CDS encoding M23 family metallopeptidase, giving the protein MLSVPRRVSRRTATLTVAALLAGLAFAATPAMGDAIDDRREAAEREQAKNERERADAEEAMEGLEGELGAVSDRLLEIQAQLPAARLALEEANATFAKAKRELALVTGRLEDAQEQAADLETTMEADSDEATRMREAIGQMAREAYRGGGDVSSVSMILDADSSEDFIERADLVSMALRTRAQVLDDLQATESGNRNSAERLTAVQGRIGELREQAQGKVDEAKAAKEAAARAKTKLEGLQAEQQAKQQQLVAKKGEITEQLAKINREADRIEDDLNDAIRDQRERDKDRPDDPADPPSSSGTLFVNPTQTKPIYVTSEYGMRFHPVLRYWRLHAGIDLRDYCGNDVYAARSGTVLWTQYRYGWGNQVMIAHNDVNGRTLATSYNHLSSFVVAPGTKVKAGQLIARAGNTGISGACHLHFEVYFNGATTNPRPYLPL; this is encoded by the coding sequence ATGCTGTCCGTTCCCCGACGCGTGTCCCGACGAACCGCGACCCTCACGGTCGCCGCGCTGCTAGCCGGTCTGGCGTTCGCCGCGACGCCCGCGATGGGCGACGCGATCGACGACCGACGCGAGGCCGCCGAGCGCGAGCAGGCCAAGAACGAGCGCGAGCGGGCGGACGCTGAGGAGGCCATGGAGGGCCTCGAGGGCGAGCTCGGCGCGGTCTCCGACCGCCTGCTGGAGATCCAGGCCCAGCTGCCCGCCGCGCGCCTGGCGCTCGAGGAGGCGAACGCGACGTTCGCCAAGGCCAAGCGTGAGCTCGCGCTGGTCACCGGCCGGCTCGAGGACGCGCAGGAGCAGGCCGCGGACCTCGAGACCACCATGGAGGCCGACTCCGACGAGGCGACGCGCATGCGCGAGGCGATCGGCCAGATGGCGCGTGAGGCGTACCGGGGCGGCGGCGACGTCTCGAGCGTCAGCATGATCCTGGACGCCGACTCGAGCGAGGACTTCATCGAGCGGGCCGACCTGGTCAGCATGGCGCTGCGCACGCGCGCACAGGTGCTGGACGACCTGCAGGCCACCGAGTCCGGCAACCGCAACTCCGCCGAACGCCTGACCGCGGTGCAGGGCCGGATCGGTGAGCTGCGCGAGCAGGCGCAGGGCAAGGTCGACGAGGCCAAGGCGGCCAAGGAGGCCGCGGCCCGCGCCAAGACCAAGCTCGAGGGCCTGCAGGCCGAGCAGCAGGCCAAGCAGCAGCAGCTGGTGGCCAAGAAGGGCGAGATCACCGAGCAGCTCGCCAAGATCAACCGCGAGGCCGACCGGATCGAGGACGACCTCAACGACGCGATCCGGGACCAGCGTGAGCGCGACAAGGACCGTCCCGACGACCCGGCCGACCCGCCGTCCTCGTCGGGCACGCTGTTCGTCAACCCCACGCAGACCAAGCCGATCTACGTCACGTCCGAGTACGGCATGCGGTTCCACCCCGTGCTGCGCTACTGGCGGCTGCACGCGGGTATCGACCTGCGCGACTACTGCGGCAACGACGTGTACGCCGCGCGCTCCGGCACGGTGCTGTGGACGCAGTACCGGTACGGCTGGGGCAACCAGGTGATGATCGCGCACAACGACGTCAACGGGCGGACGCTCGCGACGAGCTACAACCACCTGTCGTCGTTCGTCGTGGCGCCCGGTACCAAGGTGAAGGCCGGGCAGCTGATCGCGCGGGCCGGCAACACGGGCATCTCGGGCGCGTGCCACCTGCACTTCGAGGTGTACTTCAACGGCGCGACGACCAACCCCCGGCCGTACCTGCCGCTGTGA
- the ftsX gene encoding permease-like cell division protein FtsX, whose amino-acid sequence MRLRFILSEIGIGLRRNLSMTISVILVTFVSLTFVGSAALLQLQIGKMKDDWYDKVEVSVFLCPATSPEPTCASGEVTEDQKTAILDALAEPEVKPFVEEIFFETKEEAFSSFRKQFGDQSWASVATVDDMNSSYRIKLTDPSQYQVVAEVVSGRQGVEAVQDQRRLFDRLFLVIDRATLLTGGLAAVMLIAAVLLITTTIRLSALSRRRETGIMRLVGASNLFIQLPFMLEGAIAATVGSLLAVGGLWLGVEYLVTDWLGGTVSWIPYVTTADVLTVAPFLVAAAILLAAISSLVTLSRYTKV is encoded by the coding sequence GTGCGACTGCGATTCATCCTCTCCGAGATCGGCATCGGTCTTCGCCGGAACCTGTCGATGACCATCTCGGTCATCCTCGTCACGTTCGTCTCGCTGACGTTCGTCGGCAGCGCGGCCCTGCTGCAGCTGCAGATCGGCAAGATGAAGGACGACTGGTACGACAAGGTCGAGGTCTCGGTGTTCCTGTGCCCGGCCACGTCGCCCGAGCCCACGTGCGCGAGCGGCGAGGTGACCGAGGACCAGAAGACGGCGATCCTCGACGCGCTCGCCGAGCCCGAAGTCAAGCCGTTCGTCGAGGAGATCTTCTTCGAGACGAAGGAGGAGGCGTTCAGCTCCTTCCGCAAGCAGTTCGGCGACCAGTCGTGGGCCTCGGTGGCGACCGTCGACGACATGAACTCGTCCTACCGGATCAAGCTGACCGACCCGTCGCAGTACCAGGTGGTCGCGGAGGTCGTCTCGGGCCGGCAGGGCGTGGAGGCCGTGCAGGACCAGCGGCGGCTGTTCGACCGGCTGTTCCTGGTGATCGACCGGGCGACGCTGCTCACGGGTGGGCTCGCCGCCGTGATGCTCATCGCGGCCGTCCTGCTCATCACCACGACCATCCGCCTGTCGGCGCTCTCGCGCCGCCGTGAGACCGGGATCATGCGCCTGGTCGGCGCGTCCAACCTGTTCATCCAGCTCCCGTTCATGCTCGAGGGCGCGATCGCCGCGACGGTCGGCTCGCTGCTCGCGGTGGGCGGGCTGTGGCTGGGCGTGGAGTACCTGGTGACCGACTGGCTGGGCGGCACCGTGAGCTGGATCCCGTACGTGACGACGGCCGACGTGCTCACGGTCGCGCCGTTCCTGGTGGCCGCGGCGATCCTGCTCGCGGCGATCTCCTCGCTGGTGACCCTGAGCCGCTACACGAAGGTGTGA
- the ftsE gene encoding cell division ATP-binding protein FtsE translates to MIKFENVTKVYARGARPALDRVSLDVERGEFVFLVGASGSGKSTFLRLVLREERASAGKVFVAGKELGSLSSWKVPQLRRQIGAVFQDFRLLPNKTVFENVAFALQVIGKPRHQILTTVPDVLEMVGLGGKEKRRPHELSGGEQQRVAIARAFVNRPQILLCDEPTGNLDPTTSLGIMRLLDRINRTGTTVVMATHDDEIVDQMRKRVVELATGELVRDQSRGVYGSDR, encoded by the coding sequence GTGATCAAGTTCGAGAACGTCACCAAGGTCTATGCGCGCGGCGCGAGGCCCGCGCTGGACCGCGTCTCGCTCGACGTCGAGCGCGGCGAGTTCGTGTTCCTCGTCGGCGCGTCCGGCTCGGGCAAGTCCACCTTCCTGCGGCTGGTGCTGCGCGAGGAGCGCGCCTCGGCCGGCAAGGTGTTCGTCGCGGGCAAGGAGCTCGGGTCGCTCTCGTCGTGGAAGGTCCCGCAGCTGCGCCGGCAGATCGGCGCGGTCTTCCAGGACTTCCGCCTCCTGCCCAACAAGACGGTCTTCGAGAACGTCGCGTTCGCGCTGCAGGTGATCGGCAAGCCGCGCCACCAGATCCTCACCACCGTGCCCGACGTGCTCGAGATGGTGGGGCTCGGGGGCAAGGAGAAGCGTCGCCCGCACGAGCTGTCCGGCGGTGAGCAGCAGCGCGTGGCGATCGCGCGCGCGTTCGTCAACCGGCCGCAGATCCTGCTGTGCGACGAGCCGACCGGCAACCTCGACCCGACCACGTCCCTGGGGATCATGCGCCTGCTCGACCGGATCAACCGCACCGGCACCACGGTGGTCATGGCCACGCACGACGACGAGATCGTCGACCAGATGCGCAAGCGCGTCGTCGAGCTCGCCACGGGCGAGCTGGTGCGCGACCAGTCGCGCGGTGTCTACGGCTCGGATCGCTGA
- a CDS encoding ATP-binding cassette domain-containing protein: MSATPVPLLSMRGISKSFGAVEALVGVDLDVHAHEVVALVGDNGAGKSTLAKIIAGAYVADSGLIEIDGEPTAIPTPAAARELGVATVFQDLALCDNLDVTSNLYLGREIHRGPLRDDGYMEATARRALDALNSRIPSVRTPLSTLSAGQRQAVAIARTLIGDPRIVVLDEPTASLSVAGTAEVLTHIERLRELGLGVILISHNMTDVRAVSDRIVVLRHGRNNGTFTASTTSHEEVLAAITGATVRRGPRVQALR, from the coding sequence ATGAGCGCGACGCCCGTGCCGCTGCTGTCGATGCGCGGCATCAGCAAGAGCTTCGGCGCGGTCGAGGCGCTGGTCGGCGTGGACCTGGACGTGCATGCGCACGAGGTGGTCGCGCTGGTGGGGGACAACGGCGCCGGCAAGTCCACGCTCGCCAAGATCATCGCGGGTGCGTACGTGGCAGACTCCGGGCTCATCGAGATCGACGGCGAGCCGACCGCGATCCCCACGCCCGCGGCGGCGCGCGAGCTGGGCGTGGCCACGGTCTTCCAGGACCTGGCGCTGTGCGACAACCTGGACGTCACCAGCAACCTGTACCTCGGCCGCGAGATCCACCGGGGCCCGCTGCGTGACGACGGCTACATGGAGGCCACGGCCCGCCGCGCGCTCGACGCGCTGAACAGCCGCATCCCGTCGGTCCGCACGCCGTTGTCGACGCTCTCGGCCGGGCAGCGCCAGGCGGTGGCGATCGCGCGCACGCTGATCGGCGACCCGCGCATCGTCGTGCTCGACGAGCCCACCGCGTCGCTGTCCGTCGCGGGGACCGCGGAGGTCCTCACGCACATCGAGCGGCTGCGCGAGCTGGGCCTGGGCGTGATCCTCATCAGTCACAACATGACCGACGTGCGCGCGGTCTCGGACCGCATCGTCGTGCTGCGGCACGGGCGCAACAACGGGACGTTCACGGCGTCGACCACCAGCCATGAGGAGGTCCTCGCGGCGATCACGGGGGCCACGGTGCGGCGCGGTCCGCGCGTGCAGGCGCTGCGCTGA
- a CDS encoding ROK family transcriptional regulator, with translation MSRPAGAAGSQSSLREANRQLVVETVKRYGGLTQVELATATGLSQATVSTIVRELYAAGVVDTVATTRSGRRAQMVTLARRVGLAAGIQIGHRHLRVALGDFSHEILAEQTLPLPVEHRVDTTLDRVALLVVDLLERVGASLQDIVGMGVGVPAPVDAATGMISVHGIMPGWDDVHLGQVLSKRLDLPVYVDNDANLGAFAESTAGAARDFSDSLFVRASYGVGAGIVLGNQVFRGFAGTAGEIGHLTVAPDGDECRCGRRGCLDTVVGSSALLDAIGPVPGIASLRDVVQRANQGDERCGDAVAEAGSVIGTAVAGLALAVNPQVVVIGGELAETGETLVAPLRAALQRYALPNRIAPLEVVRAGLGSRAEMVGALALAVQSTDVPLSVEETVDVGGLG, from the coding sequence GTGAGCAGGCCCGCAGGTGCAGCCGGCTCCCAGTCGTCGCTGCGCGAGGCGAACCGCCAGCTCGTCGTCGAGACCGTCAAGCGGTACGGCGGGCTCACCCAGGTCGAGCTCGCCACGGCGACCGGGTTGTCGCAGGCGACGGTGTCGACGATCGTCCGTGAGCTGTATGCCGCGGGCGTCGTCGACACCGTCGCGACCACACGCAGCGGGCGGCGTGCCCAGATGGTCACGCTCGCCCGCCGCGTGGGCCTGGCGGCCGGCATCCAGATCGGCCACCGCCACCTGCGGGTGGCGCTCGGGGACTTCAGCCACGAGATCCTCGCGGAGCAGACGCTGCCGCTGCCCGTGGAGCACCGCGTGGACACCACGCTCGACCGGGTCGCGCTGCTGGTGGTGGACCTGCTCGAGCGGGTCGGGGCGTCGCTGCAGGACATCGTCGGGATGGGTGTGGGCGTGCCCGCCCCCGTCGACGCCGCGACCGGCATGATCTCCGTGCACGGGATCATGCCCGGCTGGGACGACGTGCACCTGGGCCAGGTGCTGTCCAAGCGACTGGACCTGCCCGTCTACGTCGACAACGACGCGAACCTCGGGGCGTTCGCCGAGTCCACCGCGGGTGCGGCCCGCGACTTCAGCGACAGCCTGTTCGTGCGTGCGTCCTACGGCGTGGGTGCGGGGATCGTGCTCGGCAACCAGGTGTTCCGCGGCTTCGCGGGCACCGCGGGGGAGATCGGCCACCTCACCGTGGCGCCCGACGGCGACGAGTGCCGCTGCGGGCGCCGCGGCTGCCTGGACACCGTGGTCGGCTCGAGCGCGCTGCTCGACGCGATCGGCCCGGTGCCCGGCATCGCGAGCCTGCGGGACGTGGTGCAGCGGGCCAATCAGGGGGACGAACGCTGCGGCGACGCGGTCGCCGAGGCGGGCTCGGTGATCGGCACGGCCGTGGCCGGCCTGGCGCTCGCGGTCAACCCGCAGGTCGTCGTGATCGGCGGTGAGCTGGCCGAGACCGGGGAGACGCTCGTCGCGCCGCTGCGCGCCGCGCTGCAGCGGTACGCGCTGCCCAACCGGATCGCGCCGCTCGAGGTGGTGCGCGCCGGGCTCGGCTCGCGCGCCGAGATGGTGGGGGCGCTCGCGCTCGCGGTCCAGTCCACGGACGTGCCGCTGAGCGTGGAGGAGACCGTCGACGTCGGGGGACTGGGTTGA
- the mmsB gene encoding multiple monosaccharide ABC transporter permease, whose protein sequence is MSTETNLAPTVPPGDRVPLSQRLSGLGGNARQYGIFAALVVVVLLFQFLTDGRLLLANNVAALFQQNAYVMILAIGMVMVIVAGHIDLSVGSVVALIGGVVAVSMSDWGFSWPMAVLIGIAIGAAVGAWQGFWVAYVGIPAFIVTLAGMLIFRGLALAVVGKTLAVSDDGFKKIANGSLPNSLGFVGKLDVVTLVIGALAIGAFAFAQFRARAQLRKHELHMESTGAFAAKLVGVAVAIGFLAVILSLSTGGTPIILVIVGLLIVAYTFLMGRTVFGRHIYAIGGNRSAASLSGVNTKRVDFLIFVNIGALAGIAAIVTTGRLGAAVAAAGQNYELDAIAACFIGGAAVTGGIGRISGAIVGALIMGVLNMGLSIMVVDPAWQQAIKGLVLLAAVAFDLINKRRAGTS, encoded by the coding sequence ATGAGCACCGAGACCAACCTCGCACCCACCGTGCCGCCGGGGGACCGCGTCCCGCTGAGCCAGCGCCTGTCGGGCCTGGGCGGCAACGCGCGCCAGTACGGCATCTTCGCGGCGCTCGTCGTCGTGGTGCTGCTGTTCCAGTTCCTGACGGACGGGCGCCTGCTGCTCGCGAACAACGTCGCGGCGCTGTTCCAGCAGAACGCGTACGTGATGATCCTGGCCATCGGCATGGTCATGGTCATCGTCGCCGGTCACATCGACCTGTCCGTGGGGTCCGTCGTGGCCCTCATCGGCGGCGTCGTAGCGGTGTCGATGTCGGACTGGGGCTTCTCGTGGCCGATGGCTGTCCTCATCGGCATCGCGATCGGTGCGGCCGTGGGCGCCTGGCAGGGCTTCTGGGTCGCGTACGTCGGGATCCCGGCGTTCATCGTCACGTTGGCGGGCATGCTCATCTTCCGCGGCCTCGCGCTCGCGGTGGTCGGCAAGACGCTCGCCGTGTCCGACGACGGCTTCAAGAAGATCGCCAACGGCTCGCTGCCCAACTCCCTCGGGTTCGTCGGCAAGCTCGACGTGGTCACGCTGGTGATCGGCGCCCTGGCCATCGGCGCGTTCGCGTTCGCGCAGTTCCGGGCCCGCGCCCAGCTCCGCAAGCACGAGCTGCACATGGAGTCGACCGGCGCGTTCGCGGCCAAGCTCGTGGGCGTCGCGGTCGCGATCGGCTTCCTGGCCGTCATCCTGTCGCTGTCCACGGGCGGCACGCCGATCATCCTGGTGATCGTCGGCCTGCTGATCGTCGCCTACACGTTCCTCATGGGGCGCACGGTGTTCGGCCGGCACATCTACGCGATCGGTGGCAACCGCTCCGCCGCGAGCCTGTCGGGCGTCAACACCAAGCGCGTCGACTTCCTGATCTTCGTCAACATCGGTGCGCTGGCGGGTATCGCAGCCATCGTCACGACCGGTCGCCTCGGTGCGGCCGTCGCGGCCGCGGGTCAGAACTACGAGCTCGACGCGATCGCGGCGTGCTTCATCGGTGGCGCGGCCGTCACGGGCGGCATCGGCCGGATCTCCGGCGCGATCGTCGGTGCGCTGATCATGGGCGTGCTCAACATGGGCCTGTCGATCATGGTCGTCGACCCGGCGTGGCAGCAGGCCATCAAGGGCCTCGTCCTGCTCGCAGCCGTCGCGTTCGACCTGATCAACAAGCGGCGCGCGGGCACGAGCTGA